The Macaca nemestrina isolate mMacNem1 chromosome 15, mMacNem.hap1, whole genome shotgun sequence genome segment GACCCGCCCTCCTGCGCTTGGACTGGGGCCTTTGTGAGTGAGCAGGAGGCTGCAGCCGCTTTGGTAATTGATTTAAGCAGCCCTCCCAGCCCCAGGAGGAGACAGGCCTGGGCCCTCCCAGCCCCAGGAGGAGACAGGCCTGGGCCCTAGGGAACAGTCGCCCTCCTTCCTGTCTGCGTGCCTCAGTCACGATGGGAGCTTTGCACCAGGCTCCCTGAGCCTGCCACCTACACGCGCCTGGGGCGGTAGGAGGCACGTGGGTAGGGCAGGCACAGCTTTAGCAGATGAGGTCCAGAGATGAGAGGAAGGCCTCAgtgccccagccccagcagccCTGTAAACCCAGGCTGCCGAAGGCCTTGGTCAGGGTGGGGGCTGCCCACAGGCAGGCAGACCTACACACCACCGTGACCTCCGGCTTCCCCACAGTGGCCTCTTCCCCAACctgctcaggcctctgctcccCTAACTGTCACCTCCAGAACCTCTGGCTTTAGGACCTGGCCCCAAGGGCCCTCTTTCCCCCAGGGGCCTTGCCCCCACTCACCCAACCTCCCCCACCCCTCCGGGTTTCAGCACAGGAGGTGCCTTCTCTGAAAGGCCCCGTGGCCTCCTGCTCCCCCCAGAGCTCCCCGTCCTCCTGTTCCACAGTGCACCGCACTCTTTCATCCACCATCTGCCTCCCCCACCAAAGGGCCAGCCCACGAGAGCAGGAATTGGCCCTTTGTTCACTGCAGTCCTCCCGGGCACGTATTTGTGCAGCGGACGAACGACTCCGGGCCTAAGGTTGGGTATTCGGGAGGCGGCTGAGGACCCAGTCTGGCTGCCCTGGCCCCTCTCATCTGCCCTGAGCTAAGGTGCCCGGTGGCTATGGCCCTGTCTAACATGACCTCCCCTGGGGACAGTTAATTGCTGACTGGAAGGGGGACGAGAGAGGCAGCGGGTACCCCGAGGCATGGTGGGGAACCCTGAATTTAAACGAGAAATGGTCCCTTCccagttttataaataaagtgtGTTTTCTCCCAGCTTCCCTGGAGAACTCACCTCCCACTCAGAGAAACCGGCCCTGAAtcacttttctcttttgagaGAGCTAAGCTGCCCAGTTACCTACTTAGAGAAGGCCAGGCCTGGGCCTCTCGCTGGTCTTCTTTTCTCGTGTGACAGGGTcccactccgtcacccaggctggggtgccgcggcgcgatctcggctcactgcagccttgacttcctgggctcaagcgattctcccacctcagcctttcaagcagctggactataggcgtgcaccaccatacccagctaatgtttgtttttctgggtttttttgagacagagtcccccaggctgcagtgccgtggcatgatctcggctcaatgcaacctccgcttcccgagtccacgtgatcctcctgcctcagcctccggagtagctgggattacagattacaggcacccaccatgacacccggctaatttttgtatttttagtagagacagggtttcgccatgttggcaaggctggtcttaaactcctgacctcaggtgatccgtccacctcggcctcccaaagtgctgggattacaggtgtgagccaccacacctggccctctcACTAGTCCTAATGGCCTAGGCCTCTTGGGAGCACTTACGCTGCAGGGCCACAGCCACAGCTGAGGCTCATCTTGGAGAGCTGATGGAGGAGAGAGAGCAGGGCAGACAGGCCTGGACTCTGGCCAGCAGGGCAGAATCCACCCCTCCTACCAGGGCCTGCCTGGCTAGAGAGGAGATGGTCAACATGCACACTCGAGTCCGTATGAACCTCTGGGTCTGTATGTCTGCtacatatatgcatgcacattGAAGATGCGAGTTGTAGCGCTCACTGGGGGACAGATGGAGGGCAGCTGCCACACCTATATGAAGTGGCAATAAGAATAAAGCCAGCACAGCTGTGCTTATATGTTGCTTAGCTGTCTCAGGGTCCTGGCGCTTCTCCCTGGCCCCTGCCCGAGGGGTACAGTGTCACTGTGCTCGGCCGCACAAAAATGTAGGTCTGCTTCTCCTTCGGGTCCCTGCAAGACCCCCACACACAGCCCCACAGAATGCTCAGAGGCACACCGACTGGCACCCATCACTCCATCACCCCACACCCCAGACAGATGATGTGCCCTGTCTGGCCCCCACCATCGTTCTGCCCGACAGAGCTGAGCACggctccctcccttcctggcctctccTCTCTGCACCCAAAGGGCCTCACAGGTTCGTTTGAAAAGGccaatttatttcatttccacAGAACGATGCTCTCACAAGGTCACAGTTGGCTGGAACAATGCCCAGCCCACAGACAGAGCAAAGGGCCTTTCTGAGCCCTGAGGGCTGGGGGTACAGACAGGGGAGCACCCCTGGCTCAGGCCTGGTGTTGCAGTGGGCACGGGCGAGGTGCCTctgggaggaagaagaggtaCCTGGGGTTGCTGCTTTTGTGGCCGGGAGGACCTGACACCTCCAACCGGCCTCCCCGGGGTCCTGAGCTCTGCACCCGGCAGTCTCCCCCATCCCCACTGCCCTCAGGGTCCCCATCCCTTCCATCATGCCCACCCCACCTCCAATGTGACCGGCGGGCTGTGGTGCCAGACCAGCCTTCAGGACAGGCTCAGGAGAGCAGAGGTAGAGTCTGGGAGGGGCTCAGATTCCCCGAGTCACCAGACACCGGTGGAGTGAAAAGAGGACCCAGACTCGTGGTTGGCCTCAGAGGAAGCCAGACACACAGTGGGACCTTCGCATGGGAAGATTCTGTGCTCTGAGGGGTGCCTCTGACACTGGACTCCCCACTACTGAGGCTTAAGGGAAGATCCTCCTGGAACACCCTGCTCTGAAGAAGGTGCGGGTGGCAGTCGGTGTCCTGCAGGGCAAAGAGCAGGAGGGGTGCCCAGAGCTCAGGCCACACGGGGGCACTGGGCACGCTGCCGGCCGGCCCTGGGGGGCAGAGGAAGGTATCAGCACTAGCCTGGGCCCTCCCAAAATGCATGGGAAGGGATAGGCCCCCAGCAACGCCCCCAGGGAGGCCCAGAATCAGGCCAGTGTGGCCAGCCCCACCCCAGGACAGCAGCTCGGTGACACCAGGCCTGGGACATTCTCCCAGTGCCCAGTGCTGAGGCCATGGTCGGTCGCTCCCCAGCCAAGACCAGTGACCGCCTGGCCCAGCCTACACCCTGGTCAATGCCTGGGCCACTAGGGCCAAGGAGGACGAGGCCACCACATGCCAGGCCTGGCCTCTCTGTGTCACGCCTCTGGTTTCCAGGAGCTGTGAACTGACCCCTCCCGACCCCATGAACACCCCGAATCACAAAATTCATCCCCAATGCAGCCTCTCTTCATGGCTGCTGACCACCATCCCCGACCTTGTGGGCCTCAAGCTCCATGAATGTGACGAACTGTGGCTACCACCAGCCCCAGGCTCCCTCGAGACACACCCGTAGATCCCCCGCCGCCATCCCCAAACTCTGGCTGAAGAGGAGTGTGAGATATCTCAGCAGGGCTCCCTGACCCCAGACTCAACATCCACATGGCACAGCCCATGGAAGGGCAGCTCAGGGCCCATCCACCGTGTACCCTCAGGCTGGCGACATCAAGGTACTCAGGGCGACTGCCCAGGCTCCTGTCCTAACCAAGAGACTTGACAGAGCAACTCTCATGAAAGAAGGCAGACTGTGAGTGTGGGGTGACAGTCTTGCGACCCCACAGGCAGAGGGCACGGTCTCGATGGGCAGCCACATCTCCCCAGACTGAAAACGCACagtgaccaggtgcggtggctcacgtctgtaacctgagcactttgggaggccgaggtaggctgaagctcaggggttcgagaccagcctgggcaacatggtgaaacccgtctctacaaaaaaatacaaaaattagccaggcatggtggcacatgcctgtagtgccagctacttgagaggctgaggtgggaggatcacctgagcccagggaggtcacggctgcagtgagccatgatagcaccactgcaccccagccggggcgacagacaagaccccgtctcaaaaaagaaagaaagggaagaaaacacaCAGACCCTCTGGCCTGACACGTCTCCGCTGGGGAGCGGCCCTGAGACTGGCGGCTGCTCGCGTCAGCTGTGGCACTGCCTGCAAAGCACGCCCAGAAGCCACCGAGCTGCACACACGGGGGTTGAATAAGCCAGGGTGCGTCCAGCAGGGAAGAAAAGCGGGGAGAAGGGAAGGACTCGAAGACCAACCCAGAGCAGAGCGCGACGCTCACCACCTCTGCAGGACGGCATGAGAGACGTGTCAGGGTGCGgacgttttctctgcagcctttcACAGCTTGCCTAGGCTGAGTTCCTCTTttagcaaaagacaaaaaaagaaggtGGGTTGCCTGTGGCCAACGAGCTCTTCCACCTGAGAAATACAGACCCCCACACTCAGCCAAGGACACGTAGACACACTCAGATACAATGCAGAGCTCACCCACAGAAACCCCCATGCGGGCAGACGCAGGcccacacacatgtacatgtccTAACTGGCACCCACACACACAGGCCCACACATGTACATGTCCTaactggcacacacacacaggcacacacatgtacatgtcctaactggcacacacacacacaggcccacacacatgtacatgtccTACctggcgcacacacacacacacaggacacacaggcacacacatgtacatgtccTAACTGGCACCCACACACACAGGcccacacacatgtacatgtcctaactggcacacacacacaggcccacacacatgtacatgtcctaactggcacacacacacaggcacacaccatgtaCATGTCCTaactggcacacacacacaggcacacaccatgtaCATGTCCTaactggcacacacacacacgcaggcccacacacatgtacatgtactaactggcacacacacacaggcccacacacatgtacatgtcctaactggcacacacacacacacacacacaggacacacaggcacacacatgtacatgtccTAACtggcacccacacacacacaggacacacaggcacacaccatgtaCATGTCCTaactggcacacacacacaggcacacaccatgtaCATGTCCTaactggcacacacacacacacacacacaggacacacaggcacacacatgtacatgtcctaactggcagacacacacacagacacacaagcacacaccatgTACATGTCCTaactggcacacacacacacaggacacacaggcacacacatgtacatgtccTACCTGGCGCACACACACAGGcccacacacatgtacatgtcctaactggcacacacacacaggcacacacacgtacatgtcctaactggcacacacacacacacagaggacacacaggcacacacatgtacatgtcctaactggcacacacacacacaggcacacaccatgtaCATGTCCTacctggcacacacacacacaggacacacaggcacacaccatgtaCATGTCCTacctggcacacacacacacaggacacacaggcacacacatgtacatgtcctaactggcacacacacacagacacacaagcacacaccatgTACATGTCCTaactggcacacacacacacagacacacaggcacacacatgtacatgtccTAACtggcacccacacacacacacaggacacacaggcacacacatgtacatgtccTAActggcgcacacacacacacaggacacacaggcacacacatgtacatgtcctaactggcacacacacacaggcacacacatgtacatgtccTAAccggcacacacacacacacacacacaggacacacaggcacacacatgtacatgtccTACCTGGCACCCACACACACaggacacacaggcacacacatgtacatgtcctaactggcacacacacacacaggacacacaggcacacacatgtacatgtccTAACtggcacccacacacacacaggcacacacatgtacatgtcctacctggcacacacacacacacacagaggacacacaggcacacaccatgtaCATGTCCTacctggcacacacacacaggcacacaccatgtaCATGTCCTacctggcacacacacacaggcacacacatgtacatgtcctacctggcacacacacacacaggcacacaccatgtaCATGTCCTacctggcacacacacacacacacacacaagcacacaccatgTACACGCACAGTGTGGGGCACAAGATCCACCAAGACACCCATGTACGCAGATAAGGGTGCCCAAGTCCATAGTGACTCCCGGACAGAGGCACAGATGCCCTCAGTGCCCTCTGCCCGAAGACCTGGGCACACCCAGAGGCCCCTGTATGGAGTGCCTTCCTGACACACAGGCGCACACGTGCCTCAGCCGCCCACTGAGGAGTCTGCCTGGGTAAGTGAGTGCTGAGGAGACCCTGGGACAGCCGACTGCAGGCGCTACTGCAGCTCAGGGGAAGGTGGGGCCTGCCTTCCAGGCTCCACGTCAGCGAGGGGGATCCACCCCCCTCCCTCACCAGCATCAGCACAGGCACCAGGCTGGGAACCTCACCGCCGGGGCTGAGGCAGCCAGCAGGGCAGGTCCTGAAGGTGCTGAAACCTCAGCGGGAAGTCTGTGGGCGAGGACCACACCTCCCGCTCCATCCCCGCGACTGCCTGTACTGGCCAAAACCAGGAGCACACCAAGGCTGCCAACTTCTGGACTTGAAGCACTGCACAGGTCAGTGGAGAGAAGAGTAGCTGCACCAGCAGGGTCTGCAGCATCTCTCGGGAGGGTGTGGGGAGGGTGCAGACTCCAAGACCCCTGAGGGAAGGACCTTCAGATTCAAGGGAGCCAGAGACGAGCTTGGGAGGTGTGTTTTCAAAGGGACCTCTTGAGTCTACTTAGCCTGTGCATTTGCGGGTTGCTGGGGCAGGGGCAGATCCACGTCTCCCCTTCCCAGGGGAGAGCCAGCAGCTCTCTCTGCGGGAGAAGGGAACTGATCTGCTAAAGTATCaccaggaagaggcaggaggaggccCCCACACACCCCACCAGGCTCCCTCTGGCCCCATGTCCTTGACCTGGCAGAGTGGCCGTCGTCTCTGCCAGAGAACTTGGAGTGGCCGTGCTCTAACAGACATCAGATCTCCAAGTTTCtggttgtttttctttcccagaaTCCAGCCCAAGGAGGCCCCCAACCAGACACCCAACTCCAAGGCACCTCCCACCTGCCCAGGGCACAAATTGTCAACGGTCCCAGCTACAATGCAGGCCGCTGGGCTCCCAGAGCCCCTTGACAGCAggggctccttctctctccccatgGTGGGTGCCAACATCTCTCAGGACAGTGGCACCGGCCACAATGCCACCTTCTCAGAGCCGCTGCCGTTCCTCTATGTGCTCCTGCCCGCCGTGTACTCTGGGATTTGTGCCGTGGGACTGACTGGCAACACAGCCGTCATCCTTGTAATCCTGAGGGCGCCCAAGATGAAGACGGTGACCAACGTGTTCATCCTGAACCTGGCCATCGCTGATGGGCTCTTCACACTGGTACTGCCTGTCAACATCGCAGAGCACCTGCTGCAGCACTGGCCCTTTGGGGAGCTGCTCTGCAAGCTGGTGCTGGCCATCGACCACTAcaacatcttctccagcatctacTTCCTAGCCGTGATGAGCGTGGACCGATACCTGGTGGTGCTGGCCACTGTGCGGTCCCACCACATGCCCTGGCGCACCTACCGGGGGGCAAAGGTCACCAGCCTGTGTGTCTGGCTGGGTGTCACGGTTCTGGTTCTGCCCTTCTTCTCTTTTGCTGGCGTCTACAGCAATGAGCTGCAGGTCCCAAGCTGTGGGCTGAGCTTCCCGCAGCCCGAGCGGGTCTGGTTCAAGGCCAGCCGTGTCTACACGTTGGTCCTGGGCTTCGTGGTACCTGTGTGCACCATCTGTGTGCTCTACACAGACCTGCTGCGCAGGCTGCGGGCCGTGCGGCTCTGCTCTGGCGCCAAGGCTCTAGGCAAGGCCAGGCGGAAGGTGACCATCCTGGTCCTCGTCGTGCTGGCCGTGTGCCTCCTCTGCTGGACGCCCTTCCACCTGGCCTCTGTCGTGGCGCTGACCACAGACCTGCCCCAGACCCCACTGGTCATCAGCATGTCCTACGTCATCACCAGCCTCAGCTATGCCAACTCGTGCCTGAACCCCTTCCTCTACGCCTTTCTAGACGACAACTTCCGGAAGAATTTCCGTACCATGTTCAGGTGCTGAGGGGCCTGAGCACCCACcatcacccccaccaccacccagtTCGGGTTGTCTCTTTCAGGGGGTGCCCATCCTGTTCACATCCCAGTGCTGTCTTCTCCACACAGTGAGACACAGACCCTCAAACACTGGCCACCAGACCTACAGAGACAGCTGTGGGCATATACCGTCCATGTCTCTGCTTCCTGGACAGCCCCTGGGTGGACAGCAGCAGGGAGCCAGGTCCTGGCAGAAGGCCCCAACACAGCAAGCATCCTGAGTCCACTTACCCACgagagacagacagatggacaaGCCCCTCGGAAGGCTCTGGGCCTCAGGATCCCTAATGACAGTGATCGGGAGGGAAGGGACCTGAACTATGGTCTTGACCTGGGCCAGCGCCACGTTGCACAGTCTCTCCCCAAGACAGGATTGGGAAGTGGCAAGTGCGGGCGCCTCAGACAGCAGCAATGCTGTGTGGCTGCAAAGGCCAAGGACACCTGCACCAAATGAGACCATGGAGTCCACTCTCATGGCCTGAAACCCCAGTGACATTCCAGCAGGAGGCCCATCCCCGCCGTGCCCGCATGCCATGGCCTGTGCTCCTCTGTACCCCCCATGCTGTGGCCGATGGTCCTCTCATATTTTGCTAGAGGGTACAGGGCCCTTTTGCCAGGACCTCTGGGCCACCACAGCCTAGGGACCATCCGTCACTTGGACAGGCTGGCACCTGGAACTCTTTCTCCGTTGGTGTGGCC includes the following:
- the LOC105470459 gene encoding neuropeptides B/W receptor type 2, with product MQAAGLPEPLDSRGSFSLPMVGANISQDSGTGHNATFSEPLPFLYVLLPAVYSGICAVGLTGNTAVILVILRAPKMKTVTNVFILNLAIADGLFTLVLPVNIAEHLLQHWPFGELLCKLVLAIDHYNIFSSIYFLAVMSVDRYLVVLATVRSHHMPWRTYRGAKVTSLCVWLGVTVLVLPFFSFAGVYSNELQVPSCGLSFPQPERVWFKASRVYTLVLGFVVPVCTICVLYTDLLRRLRAVRLCSGAKALGKARRKVTILVLVVLAVCLLCWTPFHLASVVALTTDLPQTPLVISMSYVITSLSYANSCLNPFLYAFLDDNFRKNFRTMFRC